From one Tachysurus vachellii isolate PV-2020 chromosome 23, HZAU_Pvac_v1, whole genome shotgun sequence genomic stretch:
- the LOC132838645 gene encoding hatching enzyme 1.2-like, whose protein sequence is MESRASLSILALLIGFTQALYLNQPEHVDITSRILTINNGSSKELLEGDILLPRTRNALVCSDNSCFWKKSSNGLVQVPYVLSNVFSSSDRTVITNAMASFHNKTCIRFVSRTNQTDYLSIESKDGCYSYVGKTGGAQVVSLSRLGCVYYGITEHELNHALGFHHEHTRSDRDSYVTINWENINPSTTSNFKLKKTNNLKTPYDYSSVMHYGRTAFSINGLDTITPIPDPSVEIGQRTELSAIDILRINKLYKC, encoded by the exons ATGGAGTCCAGAGCATCCCTCTCCATTCTAGCCTTGCTGATTGGCTTCACGCAAGCCCTCTATCTCAACCAACCTGAGCATGTGGACATCACGTCAAGGATTCTCACTATCAACAACG GATCCAGCAAAGAGTTGTTGGAGGGAGACATACTCTTGCCAAGAACCAGGAATGCTCTGGTCTGCAGTGACAACAGCTGCTTTTGGAAGAAGTCCTCAAATGGCCTGGTGCAGGTGCCTTACGTATTGAGCAATGTTTTCT CTTCCTCTGACAGGACTGTTATTACCAATGCCATGGCTTCCTTCCACAACAAAACCTGCATCCGTTTTGTTTCCAGGACAAATCAAACTGATTACCTCAGCATTGAGAGCAAAGACGG atGCTACTCTTATGTGGGCAAAACAGGTGGTGCTCAAGTGGTCTCTCTCAGCAGGTTGGGCTGTGTTTACTACGGCATCACCGAGCACGAGCTAAACCATGCACTTGGTTTCCACCACGAGCATACTAGGAGTGATCGCGACAGTTACGTGACCATCAACTGGGAAAACATCAACCCATCCACAACATCTAATTTTAAGCTGAAGAAAACCAACAACCTCAAAACACCATACGACTACTCTTCTGTTATGCACTATGGAAGAACAGCTTTCTCCATCAACGGTCTGGACACCATCACTCCCATTCCTGATCCGTCAGTGGAGATCGGACAGAGAACGGAACTGTCTGCCATCGACATCCTGAGGATCAACAAGCTCTACAAATGCTGA
- the LOC132838646 gene encoding hatching enzyme 1.2-like, translating to MESRASLSILALLIGFTQALYLNQPEHVDITSRILTINNGSSKELLEGDILLPRTRNALVCRDNSCFWKKSSNGLVQVPYVLSNVFSSSDRTVITNAMASFHNKTCIRFIPRTNQPDYLSIESQDGCFSDVGRSGGAQVLSLSRSGCVYYGIAEHELNHALGFYHEHSRSDRDSYVTINWENIDPSSKSSFKLRNTNNLNTTYDYSSVMHYGRTAFSINGLDTITPIPDPSVEIGQRTELSAIDILRINKLYKC from the exons ATGGAGTCCAGAGCATCTCTCTCCATTCTAGCCTTGCTGATTGGCTTCACGCAAGCCCTCTATCTCAACCAACCTGAGCACGTTGATATCACGTCAAGGATTCTCACTATCAACAACG GATCCAGCAAAGAGTTGTTGGAGGGAGACATACTCTTGCCAAGAACCAGGAATGCTCTGGTCTGCCGTGACAACAGCTGCTTTTGGAAGAAGTCCTCAAATGGCCTGGTGCAGGTGCCTTACGTATTGAGCAATGTTTTCT CTTCCTCTGACAGGACTGTTATTACCAATGCCATGGCTTCCTTCCACAACAAAACCTGCATCCGTTTCATTCCCAGGACAAATCAACCTGATTACCTCAGCATAGAGAGTCAAGATGG ATGCTTCTCCGATGTGGGCAGATCGGGTGGCGCTCAGGTGCTCTCTCTTAGCAGGTCGGGTTGTGTTTACTACGGCATCGCCGAGCACGAGCTAAACCATGCACTTGGTTTCTACCACGAGCATTCTAGGAGTGATCGCGACAGCTACGTGACCATCAACTGGGAAAACATCGACCCATCATCAAAGTCTAGTTTTAAGCTGAGGAACACCAACAACCTCAACACGACGTACGACTACTCTTCTGTGATGCACTATGGAAGAACAGCTTTCTCCATCAACGGTCTGGACACCATCACTCCCATTCCTGATCCGTCAGTGGAGATCGGACAGAGAACGGAACTGTCTGCCATCGACATCCTGAGGATCAACAAGCTCTACAAATGCTGA